A region from the Flavobacteriales bacterium genome encodes:
- a CDS encoding T9SS type A sorting domain-containing protein — MSARILSIVVLLVMLCTGHRLGAQDWADLGPNDWNWPSIGKVSYPKLVLDANGYPVVGCTDHGAGGVFRVRRWDGTSWNALGSNGFFPSGSLLTGLVLDEVGNPVMAGSDATGRICVRRWNGSLWAPVGSDGFSSGEIAAVGLAKDVNGTFVVAYIDEALDRHVVVKRWTGAVWETIGEDDFSDTDASELALALDASGNPIVCYRTTTGVHLRRVQRWTGAIWETLPPIDLGAGIFYGLGLAVQADGHPIVILAHTVYGSRATVVRWNGTEWEFVGPAGFSVGDIFNPRISMDGEGRPVILYNDPDDGGTSIRRWDGSAWQVLCTMDPRLSPRDAVMALSPNGDITVACESWGLGMRALVQRWNGSEWLDVGERGFSATGAYYPGLAMDTAQVVVAYTDMSLDNRTTVQRWNGSAWEVIGAAGISAGSAGHQAVALDPMGFPVVAFADQANGGATVMRWDGSTWAAIGPVGFTGAVPAGISMSLTASGQPVLALKFSIGFEDFYSIYVVRWDGTSWNAVGQFPAGYGQHGMSMALDSDGYPVVGYDKATSDGSRVVRWDGMEWNILPGVPEAGWPFFQDLVVDTADKPILASNGTLYRWSGASWQRIGAGGDVEMDAVCLAIGAANEILVGGVVNGSPVVKRRVGGSWQQLGSGRFATSFSDFNGPHWLATDKQGGVVVAYTNGGMFAKSIQYSTATVVPTTGVLSIGPNPNPGGELWMSLDGLPTETASLDAQLHDMSGRLIAAQVLPVANGLLNAAMQLPPALPSGLYVTSISSTGSRWIAKVIVAKP; from the coding sequence ATGAGCGCACGTATTTTGTCGATCGTCGTGCTACTGGTCATGCTATGCACCGGTCATCGACTAGGGGCGCAGGATTGGGCCGATCTGGGTCCGAACGATTGGAATTGGCCCTCCATTGGCAAGGTATCCTATCCGAAGTTGGTGCTCGATGCCAACGGCTATCCGGTGGTGGGCTGCACAGACCATGGCGCAGGGGGTGTGTTCCGGGTAAGGCGTTGGGACGGCACAAGCTGGAACGCACTCGGGTCGAACGGTTTCTTTCCCAGTGGTTCACTCCTGACCGGACTGGTCCTCGATGAGGTCGGCAACCCGGTGATGGCCGGTAGCGACGCAACGGGGCGCATTTGCGTGAGGCGGTGGAACGGATCGTTGTGGGCACCTGTTGGTAGCGATGGATTTTCATCGGGCGAGATCGCGGCTGTTGGGCTCGCGAAGGATGTGAACGGGACTTTCGTCGTGGCCTACATCGACGAAGCGCTGGACAGGCATGTGGTCGTTAAGCGATGGACGGGAGCCGTGTGGGAGACCATTGGCGAAGACGATTTCTCGGATACGGATGCATCCGAGCTTGCTCTGGCCTTGGACGCATCGGGCAATCCCATTGTGTGCTACAGGACGACCACTGGCGTTCATCTAAGAAGGGTGCAGCGCTGGACCGGTGCGATTTGGGAAACGCTACCACCGATCGACCTTGGTGCCGGCATCTTTTACGGGCTCGGACTTGCCGTGCAAGCCGATGGACATCCCATTGTGATCCTGGCACATACCGTTTACGGGAGCAGGGCAACGGTAGTGCGCTGGAACGGCACCGAATGGGAATTCGTGGGGCCTGCCGGTTTCTCCGTGGGCGACATCTTCAACCCGAGGATCTCAATGGATGGAGAAGGCAGGCCTGTGATCCTTTACAATGATCCGGATGATGGTGGAACGAGCATCAGACGTTGGGACGGCTCCGCATGGCAAGTGCTCTGCACAATGGACCCGCGGCTCTCTCCGCGAGATGCCGTCATGGCGTTGAGCCCCAATGGGGACATCACGGTTGCATGCGAATCCTGGGGGCTCGGCATGCGGGCATTGGTGCAGCGGTGGAACGGTTCTGAATGGCTGGATGTGGGCGAACGGGGGTTCTCGGCCACGGGCGCGTATTACCCCGGCCTGGCCATGGATACGGCCCAAGTTGTTGTCGCCTACACTGACATGTCGCTCGACAACCGCACCACGGTGCAGCGTTGGAACGGTAGTGCATGGGAAGTGATAGGGGCTGCCGGTATATCAGCAGGCTCTGCAGGACATCAAGCTGTCGCCCTTGACCCAATGGGCTTTCCGGTGGTGGCCTTCGCCGATCAGGCCAACGGCGGAGCTACGGTGATGCGCTGGGATGGTAGCACGTGGGCAGCCATTGGTCCTGTGGGTTTCACTGGGGCGGTACCGGCCGGGATAAGCATGAGCCTCACAGCCAGTGGGCAGCCCGTGCTCGCACTTAAGTTCTCCATCGGCTTCGAAGACTTCTACAGCATATATGTGGTGCGCTGGGATGGCACGTCATGGAATGCGGTCGGGCAGTTCCCTGCCGGGTACGGGCAGCACGGCATGAGCATGGCCTTGGATTCGGATGGGTATCCAGTGGTCGGCTACGACAAGGCCACATCAGACGGCTCGCGGGTGGTACGTTGGGACGGCATGGAGTGGAACATACTACCGGGTGTGCCCGAGGCGGGCTGGCCGTTTTTCCAGGACCTGGTCGTGGACACCGCGGACAAGCCGATCCTGGCCTCCAACGGCACGCTCTATCGATGGAGCGGGGCGTCCTGGCAGAGGATAGGTGCAGGTGGCGACGTTGAGATGGATGCGGTCTGCCTTGCGATAGGTGCAGCGAATGAGATCCTCGTCGGTGGCGTGGTGAACGGAAGCCCGGTGGTCAAGCGCCGGGTCGGTGGATCGTGGCAGCAACTGGGAAGCGGACGCTTCGCAACGAGCTTCTCCGATTTCAATGGTCCTCATTGGCTTGCAACCGATAAGCAAGGAGGGGTTGTGGTGGCCTACACGAACGGGGGCATGTTCGCTAAGTCGATCCAGTATTCCACCGCAACAGTCGTTCCCACCACCGGCGTGCTCTCCATTGGCCCTAACCCCAACCCCGGTGGCGAACTGTGGATGAGCTTGGATGGCTTGCCCACCGAGACAGCGAGCTTGGACGCGCAACTGCACGACATGTCGGGCCGCTTGATCGCTGCACAGGTTCTGCCTGTGGCAAACGGCCTGCTGAACGCAGCGATGCAGTTGCCTCCTGCGTTGCCGAGCGGGCTGTACGTTACCTCGATAAGCTCGACCGGTTCGCGATGGATCGCGAAGGTGATCGTCGCTAAGCCCTAG
- a CDS encoding glycosyltransferase family 2 protein: MYNGQKVIVVLPAYRAALTLKQTYDEIPFDLVDEVVLVDDKSPDNTVEVARQLGIKHVVEHQKNRGYGGNQKSCYDKAKELGGDIVVMLHPDYQYTPKLLASMITLIGNGVYPVVFGSRILGGGALKGGMPLYKYIFNRMLTFGQNVLMGEKLSEYHTGYRAFNRAVLDACPYHECSDDFVFDNQMIAQIFWHRFEIAEITCPTKYFDEASSINFSRSMTYGLGVVHTSWRYFLARTGLMGWPLLGKRS, encoded by the coding sequence ATGTACAACGGCCAGAAAGTGATCGTGGTGCTGCCCGCTTACCGCGCGGCGCTCACACTGAAGCAGACCTACGACGAGATCCCCTTCGACCTGGTGGACGAGGTGGTGCTGGTGGACGATAAAAGTCCCGACAACACCGTGGAGGTAGCCCGGCAACTGGGCATAAAGCACGTGGTGGAGCACCAGAAGAACCGCGGTTACGGCGGCAACCAGAAGAGCTGCTACGACAAGGCCAAGGAGCTCGGCGGCGACATTGTGGTGATGTTGCACCCCGATTACCAGTACACGCCCAAGCTGCTGGCCAGCATGATCACGCTCATCGGCAATGGCGTTTACCCGGTCGTGTTCGGTTCGCGCATCCTGGGCGGCGGCGCGCTCAAGGGCGGCATGCCGCTATACAAGTACATCTTCAACCGCATGCTCACCTTCGGGCAGAACGTGCTCATGGGCGAGAAGCTGAGCGAGTACCACACCGGCTACCGCGCCTTCAACCGCGCCGTGCTCGATGCCTGCCCGTACCACGAGTGCTCCGATGATTTCGTGTTCGACAACCAGATGATCGCGCAGATCTTCTGGCACCGCTTCGAGATCGCCGAGATCACCTGCCCCACCAAGTACTTCGACGAGGCCAGCAGCATCAACTTCAGCCGCAGCATGACCTATGGTCTGGGCGTGGTGCACACCAGCTGGCGCTACTTCCTGGCCCGCACCGGGCTCATGGGCTGGCCTTTGCTCGGCAAACGCTCCTGA
- a CDS encoding DMT family transporter — MAPAGDGWKKWALLGVLTLIWGSSFILMKRGLFHDGQPVLDPWQLASARLGIAWLALSPLLFRHAALLRAHWKPLLGSGLLGNGIPAFLFAAAQTRIDSSLSGMLNSLTPLFTLLVGTLFFGTGLRAVHVAGVLLGLAGAAGLVLAKGNWNWPEWSLFAVLPILGTLCYGFSGNIVKRHLHMLPAEATACLALTFVGPIGCMGMLATDLPTTVATHPHGWSSLGFVAILAVMSSAISLVLWNALLKKASAVWASSVTYLMPIVAIAWGVADGEAFTAAQFAMVLVVLSGVWLVTRPARVG; from the coding sequence ATGGCGCCAGCGGGTGACGGGTGGAAGAAATGGGCGCTGCTCGGCGTGCTCACCCTCATCTGGGGCAGCTCCTTCATCCTCATGAAACGGGGGCTGTTCCACGACGGGCAGCCCGTGCTGGACCCCTGGCAGCTGGCCAGCGCCCGGCTGGGTATTGCTTGGTTGGCGCTCTCCCCCCTGCTCTTCCGGCATGCGGCCCTACTGCGCGCCCACTGGAAACCCCTGCTGGGCTCGGGCCTGCTCGGCAACGGCATACCGGCCTTCCTGTTCGCCGCCGCCCAAACCCGCATCGACAGCTCCCTGAGCGGCATGCTCAACAGCCTCACGCCCTTGTTTACCCTGCTGGTGGGGACGCTGTTCTTCGGCACGGGTTTGCGGGCGGTGCACGTGGCCGGGGTGCTGCTCGGCCTGGCCGGTGCGGCGGGACTTGTCCTAGCAAAAGGCAATTGGAACTGGCCCGAGTGGAGCCTCTTCGCCGTGCTGCCCATCCTGGGCACGCTCTGCTACGGCTTCAGCGGCAACATCGTGAAGCGCCACCTGCACATGCTGCCCGCCGAAGCCACGGCCTGCCTGGCGCTCACCTTCGTGGGGCCCATCGGGTGCATGGGCATGCTGGCCACCGACCTGCCGACCACCGTGGCCACGCACCCGCACGGCTGGTCTTCATTGGGCTTTGTGGCCATCCTGGCCGTCATGAGCTCCGCCATCTCGCTCGTGCTCTGGAACGCCCTGCTCAAAAAGGCCTCGGCCGTATGGGCCAGTAGCGTCACCTACCTGATGCCCATAGTGGCCATTGCCTGGGGCGTGGCCGATGGCGAGGCCTTCACCGCAGCGCAATTCGCCATGGTGCTGGTGGTGCTCAGTGGGGTGTGGTTGGTGACAAGGCCGGCGAGGGTGGGGTGA
- a CDS encoding glycosyltransferase family 39 protein — protein sequence MANWSNARIQWLIALGALLLFVPGLGAVHLFDWDEINFAEIAREMVASGDWWRPQMAFEPFHEKPPLFIWMQAACMSVFGIDEFAARLPNAICGAVTLVVLFRIGARERGRTFGLLWVLAYVGSILPHLYFHSGIIDPWFNLFIFLSLYAIIRCVRERSSVQALLSGALLGLATMTKGPAAIIILGLTVGVYWAANRFRMFFAWKHVALLLAALVVVTGLWFGIDYLRNGPAFSAAFFQRQVELFTQEDAGHGGFVGYHFVVLLLGCFPASLFALQELLKPTRDEHHDFRRWMLVLFWVVLILFSIVSTKIVHYSSLCYFPLTFLAALQLERVWEKREGFGWTRFALGILGNIVAVVVIVLPFAAMHIERFKPLFAADPFALGNLEADVHWTGLEALAGLVLFGSLTAAHFLHQRARYRQSILVTFGGVVVFIWATLFFFINNIEGYSQRAAVEFFQGHTEGFSVSRIDKLPKSHPGEPCWLLTKGYKSYVPEFYGRIKEAQPPEDVLYHGAIERPVYLSCKVTHVHEVEAIGTFTEVARKNGFVFYIRRP from the coding sequence ATGGCCAACTGGAGCAATGCGCGCATCCAGTGGCTCATAGCGCTCGGCGCCCTTCTGCTGTTCGTGCCCGGCCTCGGCGCGGTGCACCTCTTCGATTGGGACGAGATCAACTTCGCCGAGATCGCCCGCGAGATGGTGGCCAGCGGCGATTGGTGGCGGCCGCAAATGGCTTTCGAGCCCTTCCACGAGAAGCCACCCCTCTTCATCTGGATGCAGGCCGCGTGCATGAGCGTCTTCGGTATCGACGAGTTCGCTGCGCGCCTGCCCAACGCGATCTGTGGTGCAGTGACTTTGGTCGTGTTGTTCCGGATCGGTGCGCGTGAGCGCGGCCGCACCTTCGGGTTGCTGTGGGTGCTGGCCTACGTGGGCTCCATCCTGCCGCACCTCTACTTCCACAGCGGCATCATCGACCCGTGGTTCAACCTCTTCATCTTCCTGTCGCTGTATGCGATCATCCGTTGCGTGCGCGAGCGTTCATCGGTGCAGGCCCTGCTCAGCGGCGCGCTGCTGGGCCTGGCCACCATGACCAAGGGCCCGGCGGCCATCATCATCCTGGGCCTTACCGTGGGTGTGTACTGGGCCGCCAACCGCTTCCGCATGTTCTTCGCGTGGAAGCATGTTGCGCTGCTCCTGGCCGCGCTGGTAGTGGTCACCGGCCTCTGGTTCGGCATCGACTACTTGCGTAACGGACCGGCCTTCAGCGCGGCCTTCTTCCAGCGCCAGGTGGAACTCTTCACACAGGAGGATGCGGGCCACGGTGGCTTCGTCGGCTACCACTTCGTGGTGCTGCTGCTCGGCTGTTTCCCGGCGTCGCTTTTCGCTTTGCAGGAACTGTTGAAGCCCACACGCGACGAGCACCATGACTTCCGCCGCTGGATGCTGGTGCTGTTCTGGGTGGTGCTGATCCTCTTCAGCATCGTCAGCACCAAGATCGTGCACTACAGCAGCCTGTGCTACTTCCCGCTGACCTTCCTGGCCGCGCTTCAGTTGGAGCGCGTGTGGGAGAAGCGCGAGGGCTTCGGCTGGACGCGCTTCGCATTGGGTATCCTGGGCAACATCGTGGCAGTGGTTGTCATCGTGCTGCCGTTCGCCGCTATGCACATCGAACGCTTCAAGCCGTTGTTCGCCGCCGACCCGTTCGCACTCGGCAACCTGGAGGCCGATGTGCATTGGACAGGTCTCGAAGCGTTGGCCGGCCTTGTCCTATTCGGCTCGCTCACCGCAGCTCATTTCCTGCACCAGCGCGCGCGGTACCGGCAGAGCATCCTTGTCACGTTCGGCGGCGTGGTGGTGTTCATATGGGCCACGCTGTTCTTCTTCATCAACAACATTGAAGGTTATTCGCAACGCGCGGCCGTGGAGTTCTTCCAAGGCCATACGGAAGGCTTTTCGGTAAGCAGGATCGACAAGCTCCCCAAGAGCCATCCAGGCGAACCGTGCTGGCTGCTGACGAAGGGCTACAAGAGCTACGTGCCCGAGTTCTACGGCCGCATCAAGGAAGCGCAACCACCGGAGGACGTCCTCTACCACGGTGCTATCGAAAGGCCGGTGTACCTCTCGTGCAAGGTGACGCATGTGCACGAAGTGGAAGCCATCGGCACCTTCACGGAAGTCGCGCGCAAGAACGGGTTCGTGTTTTACATACGACGTCCATGA
- a CDS encoding RecX family transcriptional regulator — translation MDQENALRKCRALCARQERCRQELLLKLKGWGTPRPEKVLDQLVKEGFLNEARFAEDFAVGHFRQKGWGKQMIRAALQAKAVPSSLIQAGLDAIDPAEYTAALKALVKKRWAQEKEPDPFVREQRVLRYLVGRGWEADDVRSALASVAKR, via the coding sequence GTGGACCAGGAGAATGCCCTGCGCAAGTGCCGCGCGTTGTGCGCCCGCCAGGAACGGTGCCGACAGGAACTGCTGCTAAAGCTGAAGGGCTGGGGAACGCCGCGACCGGAGAAGGTGCTGGACCAGCTGGTGAAAGAGGGTTTCCTGAACGAGGCGCGTTTCGCGGAGGACTTCGCCGTGGGCCACTTCAGGCAGAAGGGCTGGGGCAAGCAGATGATCCGTGCGGCCTTGCAAGCGAAGGCGGTCCCTTCATCTTTGATCCAGGCGGGTTTGGACGCCATTGATCCGGCGGAATACACGGCGGCGCTGAAGGCGCTGGTGAAGAAGCGGTGGGCGCAGGAGAAGGAGCCGGATCCGTTCGTTCGGGAACAACGCGTGCTGCGCTACCTGGTGGGGCGTGGGTGGGAGGCCGACGATGTGCGTAGCGCATTGGCTTCCGTGGCCAAGCGGTAG
- a CDS encoding COX15/CtaA family protein, translating into MNDAAVSDGLRPVRNWLMTGAVMIALMVVIGGITRLTESGLSITEWKPVTGALPPLSEAAWQEEFERYKLIPEYQLVNNTMDLAGFKRIYFWEWLHRNWGRLMGVVFAVPFFIFWRRGLLKGWLMKRSIAIMIGGGLVGALGWYMVSSGLSQNTDVSHYRLAIHLCAAFTVFAMVLWTWFDLKKDRRTVAPESSTGKWARAILAVLAVQIIWGAFTAGLDAGRIYNTWPLMNGEFMPDNVRAFGNVVQDFTDHKDGVQFVHRNLAYVVALAVFLFALMPKHPAHLVRPNMWMLGMVLAQFTLGILTLVWQVPILLGVLHQFGAVLLLAAVLNVMHRTGKPINATPASA; encoded by the coding sequence ATGAACGATGCTGCTGTGAGCGATGGCCTGAGGCCCGTGCGCAATTGGTTGATGACGGGCGCGGTGATGATCGCCCTGATGGTGGTGATCGGTGGCATCACCCGCCTCACGGAAAGCGGGCTCAGCATCACAGAGTGGAAACCAGTGACAGGCGCGTTGCCGCCGCTGAGCGAAGCGGCGTGGCAGGAAGAGTTCGAGCGCTACAAGCTGATACCCGAGTACCAACTGGTGAACAACACCATGGACCTCGCCGGGTTCAAGCGCATCTACTTCTGGGAATGGTTGCACCGCAACTGGGGAAGGTTGATGGGCGTGGTGTTCGCTGTGCCGTTCTTCATCTTCTGGCGGCGCGGGCTGCTGAAGGGATGGTTGATGAAGCGCTCCATCGCCATCATGATCGGTGGCGGCTTGGTGGGCGCGCTCGGCTGGTACATGGTGTCCAGCGGACTGAGCCAGAACACCGATGTGAGCCACTACCGGCTGGCCATCCACTTGTGCGCGGCTTTCACCGTGTTCGCCATGGTGCTTTGGACCTGGTTCGACCTGAAGAAGGACCGACGCACCGTGGCGCCGGAGAGCAGCACAGGCAAGTGGGCACGCGCGATCCTGGCGGTGCTGGCGGTGCAGATCATCTGGGGGGCGTTCACCGCAGGGCTCGATGCCGGCCGCATCTACAACACCTGGCCACTGATGAACGGCGAATTCATGCCGGACAACGTGCGCGCGTTCGGCAACGTGGTGCAGGACTTCACCGACCACAAGGACGGTGTGCAGTTCGTGCACCGCAACCTGGCCTACGTGGTGGCGTTGGCGGTGTTCCTCTTTGCGTTGATGCCGAAGCACCCAGCGCATCTGGTGCGCCCGAACATGTGGATGCTGGGCATGGTGCTCGCGCAGTTCACGTTGGGCATCCTAACGCTGGTGTGGCAGGTGCCCATCCTGTTGGGCGTGCTGCACCAGTTCGGTGCGGTGCTGCTGCTGGCCGCGGTGCTCAATGTCATGCACCGCACCGGAAAGCCCATCAACGCCACTCCAGCGTCTGCGTGA
- a CDS encoding heavy-metal-associated domain-containing protein — protein MNTAKSLLFASLLFAACGQQPAAETMESAQATPAVERTEISTEITEGTPVTFADLKIDGMTCEQMCGGSIKKALAALPGIASTEIKFDSPDGDHAVVTYDPNAITDAQMVEAIQKLHEGQYKVLAVTITKQVKVEGAAAEENTGEVKSNEVQAAAATAAKAAEAVSAIPGILEMLSAIIRR, from the coding sequence ATGAACACCGCCAAGTCCCTCCTTTTCGCCAGCCTGCTCTTCGCCGCCTGCGGCCAGCAACCGGCAGCTGAGACGATGGAAAGCGCGCAAGCCACCCCGGCCGTTGAGCGCACCGAGATCAGCACGGAGATCACCGAAGGCACCCCCGTCACGTTCGCCGATCTGAAGATCGATGGCATGACGTGCGAGCAGATGTGCGGCGGCAGCATCAAGAAGGCCTTGGCCGCTCTGCCCGGAATAGCTTCCACGGAGATCAAGTTCGATTCCCCCGACGGCGACCACGCCGTGGTGACCTACGACCCGAACGCCATCACCGATGCGCAGATGGTCGAGGCCATCCAGAAACTGCACGAGGGCCAGTACAAGGTGCTGGCCGTCACCATCACCAAGCAGGTGAAGGTGGAAGGCGCGGCTGCTGAAGAGAACACCGGCGAAGTGAAGAGCAACGAAGTGCAAGCCGCTGCAGCCACTGCGGCAAAAGCTGCTGAAGCCGTGAGCGCCATTCCTGGCATCCTCGAAATGCTCAGCGCGATCATCCGCCGCTGA
- the gldE gene encoding gliding motility-associated protein GldE yields MTIIALVLIVVLLVCSALISASEVALFALTPTQLRDLRERGGTSGQRVLELLERPRRLLATILISNNFVNIAIALLSTIVIDGFFDLQRLPEYVVFIIQAIAVTAVLLLLGEVMPKVYATLHTMSVAMMMSGPLMALRWFWSPINEVLVRSTQFIEKRYKKRSGGNIGVDELGAALELTKDASTTAEEQRILKGIVKFGNIETRQVMRPRTDVVAFDKELTFGELMQSIIESGFSRVPVYENTLDRVVGVLHIKDVLPHMDTTDFEWQKLLRTPYFVPENMKLDDLLTEFQRKRVHLAIVVDEYGGTSGIITLEDVIEEIVGDITDEFDDEDLIYSKLDDRTYVFEGKAALTDVYRILNTDGKVFDENKGNSETLGGFILELTGRIPRKGERVDLRNFTFTVESADNKRVRRVKVHMKDEAKK; encoded by the coding sequence ATGACGATCATCGCCCTGGTGCTGATCGTGGTGCTGCTCGTCTGCTCGGCGCTCATCAGCGCCAGCGAGGTGGCCCTCTTTGCGCTTACGCCCACACAACTGCGCGACCTGCGCGAACGCGGCGGCACCAGTGGTCAGCGCGTGCTGGAACTGCTGGAGCGTCCCCGTCGTCTGCTGGCTACCATCCTCATCAGCAACAACTTCGTCAACATCGCCATCGCGCTGCTCTCCACCATCGTCATCGATGGCTTCTTCGACCTGCAGCGGCTGCCCGAGTACGTGGTGTTCATCATCCAGGCCATCGCCGTAACGGCCGTGCTTCTGCTGCTTGGTGAAGTGATGCCCAAGGTGTACGCCACCCTGCACACCATGAGCGTGGCCATGATGATGAGCGGCCCGTTGATGGCCCTGCGCTGGTTCTGGAGCCCCATCAACGAGGTGCTCGTCCGCAGCACGCAGTTCATCGAGAAGCGCTACAAGAAGCGCAGCGGTGGCAACATCGGCGTGGATGAGCTCGGCGCGGCGCTTGAACTGACCAAGGACGCCAGCACCACCGCCGAGGAACAGCGCATCCTGAAGGGCATCGTGAAGTTCGGCAACATCGAAACGCGACAGGTCATGCGGCCCCGCACCGATGTGGTCGCCTTCGACAAGGAGCTCACCTTCGGCGAACTGATGCAGAGCATCATCGAAAGCGGCTTCAGCCGGGTGCCCGTGTACGAGAACACCTTGGACCGCGTCGTCGGCGTGCTGCACATCAAGGACGTGCTGCCGCACATGGACACCACGGATTTCGAATGGCAGAAGCTCCTGCGCACGCCCTACTTCGTGCCGGAGAACATGAAGCTCGATGACCTGCTCACCGAGTTCCAGCGCAAACGCGTGCACCTGGCCATCGTGGTGGACGAGTACGGCGGCACCAGCGGCATCATCACCCTGGAAGACGTCATCGAGGAGATCGTCGGCGACATCACCGACGAGTTCGATGACGAGGACCTCATCTACAGCAAGCTCGATGACCGCACCTACGTCTTCGAGGGCAAGGCCGCGCTCACCGATGTGTACCGCATCCTGAACACCGACGGCAAGGTGTTCGACGAGAACAAGGGCAACAGCGAAACGCTCGGCGGGTTCATCCTGGAGCTCACCGGGCGCATACCACGCAAAGGCGAACGCGTGGACCTGCGCAACTTCACCTTCACCGTGGAAAGCGCGGACAACAAACGCGTGCGCCGCGTGAAGGTGCACATGAAAGATGAAGCGAAGAAGTAG
- the gldA gene encoding gliding motility-associated ABC transporter ATP-binding subunit GldA yields MSISVQGITKVYGKQKAVDNVAFEIGGGEVVGFLGPNGAGKSTMMKVLTCFLPPTSGTASVCGFDTREASMDVRRNVGYLPEHNPLYTDLYVKEYLDFVAGVHGLKKKGERVREMIGTVGLEREQHKRIGALSKGYRQRVGLAQALIHDPKVLILDEPTSGLDPNQLEEVRGLIKRIGGEKTVMLSTHIMQEVEAICDRVIIIDRGRIVADGKANELRSASGQFEVLEAEFDKDVNKGKLLGIDGVKRAERMDGNFWSIAHSAGTDVRPAVFRFAVDNGLQVLTLRKGERGLEDVFKELTRPGEA; encoded by the coding sequence ATGAGCATCAGCGTGCAGGGCATCACCAAGGTCTATGGCAAGCAAAAGGCCGTGGACAACGTCGCGTTCGAGATCGGTGGCGGCGAGGTGGTAGGTTTTCTGGGGCCCAATGGCGCCGGGAAGAGCACCATGATGAAGGTGCTCACGTGTTTCCTTCCCCCGACTTCCGGCACGGCCTCCGTATGCGGCTTCGACACGCGCGAGGCCAGCATGGACGTGCGCCGCAACGTTGGCTACCTGCCCGAGCACAACCCGCTCTACACCGATCTGTACGTAAAGGAATACCTCGACTTCGTGGCCGGGGTGCACGGGTTGAAGAAGAAAGGTGAGCGTGTGCGCGAGATGATCGGCACCGTGGGCTTGGAACGTGAACAGCACAAACGCATTGGAGCACTGAGCAAGGGTTACCGCCAGCGTGTGGGCCTTGCGCAAGCCCTCATCCACGACCCCAAGGTCCTCATCCTCGACGAGCCTACCAGCGGCCTGGACCCCAACCAGCTCGAGGAAGTGCGCGGCCTCATCAAACGCATCGGGGGGGAGAAGACCGTGATGCTGAGCACGCACATCATGCAGGAGGTGGAGGCCATCTGCGACCGCGTGATCATCATTGACCGGGGCCGCATCGTGGCGGACGGCAAGGCGAACGAGCTCCGCAGCGCCAGCGGGCAGTTCGAAGTGCTGGAAGCTGAGTTCGACAAGGACGTGAACAAAGGCAAGCTCCTGGGCATCGACGGCGTGAAGCGCGCCGAGCGCATGGACGGCAACTTCTGGAGCATTGCCCATAGCGCGGGCACAGACGTGCGCCCGGCCGTGTTCCGCTTCGCCGTGGACAACGGCCTGCAAGTGCTCACCCTGCGCAAGGGCGAGCGCGGGCTGGAGGATGTCTTCAAGGAATTGACACGTCCCGGCGAGGCCTGA
- the ssb gene encoding single-stranded DNA-binding protein → MSGVNKVILIGNLGADPEIRHLPSGIPVANFRIATSETFRDKTTGEKREQTEWHNIVAWRGLAEVVEKYVKKGSKVYVEGKLRTRQWQDKDGVQRYTTEIQADELTMLDRPSGERSTAPQAAPAAAAAPTGTSAPAEELDDLPF, encoded by the coding sequence ATGAGCGGCGTCAACAAAGTCATCCTCATCGGCAACCTGGGTGCCGACCCCGAGATCCGTCACCTGCCCAGCGGCATCCCCGTGGCCAACTTCCGCATTGCCACCAGCGAAACGTTCCGCGACAAGACCACCGGCGAGAAGCGTGAGCAGACCGAGTGGCACAACATCGTGGCGTGGCGCGGCCTGGCCGAGGTGGTGGAGAAGTACGTGAAGAAGGGCAGCAAGGTGTACGTGGAAGGCAAGCTGCGCACGCGGCAATGGCAGGACAAGGACGGCGTGCAGCGCTACACCACCGAGATACAGGCCGATGAACTGACGATGCTCGACCGCCCCAGCGGAGAGCGCAGCACCGCACCGCAGGCCGCACCCGCTGCGGCAGCTGCACCGACCGGCACATCAGCGCCCGCCGAGGAACTGGACGACCTTCCCTTCTGA